One part of the Streptomyces sp. NBC_00286 genome encodes these proteins:
- a CDS encoding acyl carrier protein has protein sequence MSDHITVEELAELMKKAAGVTVAPGELQERSDSGFDALGIDSLGLLGVVGELEKRYGTPLPPDAERCKTPRQFLDLVNGALVAGA, from the coding sequence ATGAGTGATCACATCACCGTGGAAGAGCTGGCCGAACTCATGAAGAAGGCAGCCGGAGTCACCGTCGCCCCGGGCGAACTGCAGGAGCGCAGCGACTCCGGCTTCGACGCCCTCGGCATCGACTCGCTCGGTCTGCTCGGCGTCGTGGGCGAGCTGGAGAAGCGGTACGGCACCCCGCTGCCTCCCGACGCGGAGCGCTGCAAGACCCCGCGGCAGTTCCTCGACCTCGTCAACGGTGCCCTCGTGGCGGGAGCGTGA
- a CDS encoding ketosynthase chain-length factor, whose amino-acid sequence MSEPQPRRAAVTGIGVIAPNGPSTESFWKSTQEGISVLDRVTREGCEHLPLRVAGEVRGFEASEAVEERHLVQTDRFTHFALAASDLALDDARLGQADTGESPFSVGVVTAAGSGGGEFGQRELQQLWGKGSRYVGPYQSIAWFYAASTGQISIRRGFKGPCSVVAADEAGGLDALAHAARAARRGTDVIVAGATEAPLAPYSVVCQLGYQELSTAQDPARAYRPFTAEACGFVPAEGGAMLVVEDERAARERGASIRATVAGHAATFTGASRWAESRQGLARAIGGALEEAGSAPGEIDVVFADALGVPEADRAEALAIADALGAHGGRVPVTAPKTGIGRGYCAASVLDAAAAVLAMEHGLIPPTPNVFDVCHDLDLVTGRARAAELHTALILSRGLMGSNSALVLRRGTP is encoded by the coding sequence ATGAGCGAACCGCAGCCACGGCGTGCGGCCGTCACCGGAATCGGTGTGATCGCGCCCAACGGACCCAGCACCGAGTCCTTCTGGAAGTCCACGCAGGAGGGCATCAGCGTCCTCGACCGGGTCACCCGCGAGGGCTGTGAGCATCTGCCGCTGCGGGTGGCGGGCGAGGTACGGGGCTTCGAGGCCTCGGAGGCGGTCGAGGAACGCCATCTCGTACAGACCGACCGGTTCACGCACTTCGCGCTGGCCGCGTCCGACCTCGCGCTGGACGACGCCCGCCTCGGCCAGGCCGACACCGGCGAATCGCCGTTCTCCGTGGGCGTGGTCACCGCGGCGGGTTCCGGCGGCGGTGAGTTCGGGCAGCGCGAGCTGCAGCAACTGTGGGGGAAGGGCAGCCGGTATGTCGGCCCGTACCAGTCCATCGCCTGGTTCTACGCCGCCAGCACCGGCCAGATCTCCATCCGCCGCGGCTTCAAGGGCCCCTGCTCGGTCGTCGCCGCCGACGAGGCCGGCGGCCTGGACGCCCTCGCGCACGCGGCGCGGGCCGCACGCCGCGGCACCGATGTGATCGTGGCCGGCGCGACCGAGGCACCGCTGGCCCCCTACTCGGTGGTCTGCCAGCTCGGCTACCAGGAACTGAGCACCGCTCAGGACCCGGCCCGCGCCTACCGCCCCTTCACCGCCGAGGCCTGCGGATTCGTACCCGCCGAGGGCGGCGCCATGCTCGTCGTGGAGGACGAGCGCGCGGCCCGGGAGCGGGGCGCGAGCATACGGGCCACCGTCGCCGGACACGCCGCCACGTTCACCGGCGCCTCCCGCTGGGCCGAGTCCCGGCAGGGGCTCGCCCGGGCCATCGGCGGCGCCCTGGAGGAGGCGGGCAGCGCCCCCGGAGAGATCGACGTGGTCTTCGCCGACGCCCTCGGCGTACCCGAGGCGGACCGCGCCGAGGCCCTGGCCATCGCCGACGCCCTCGGCGCGCACGGCGGACGCGTACCCGTCACGGCCCCCAAGACCGGGATCGGCCGCGGCTACTGCGCGGCGTCCGTGCTGGACGCCGCGGCGGCCGTACTCGCGATGGAGCACGGACTGATCCCGCCCACCCCCAACGTTTTCGACGTCTGCCATGACCTCGACCTCGTGACCGGCCGGGCCCGCGCCGCCGAGCTGCACACGGCGCTGATCCTCAGCCGGGGCCTCATGGGGTCGAACTCGGCGCTCGTACTGCGGCGTGGCACCCCATAG
- a CDS encoding FAD-dependent oxidoreductase, translating to MNVRADRAGPRTHQVPVLIVGGSLVGLSTSLFLGRLGVRHTLVERHAGTSLHPRGRGNNVRTMELFRVAGVEPAIRKAAETLAENHGILQTPTLVGDAGEWLFKEIDPGGGLARFSPSSWCLCSQDDLEPVLLERATALGGDLRFSTELMSFDADSTGVSAVVKSRQTGEHTTIRADYLVAADGPRSPVREQLGIGQSGPGDLFHNISVTFRSRRLAEVVGDRRFIVCYLTNPEADGALLPVDNHENWVFHAPWHPELGETLEEFTDERCADHIRRAVGDTDLDIEITGKAPWHAAQRVARSYGSGRVFLAGDSAHEMSPTGAFGSNTGIQDAHNLAWKLAAVLGGWGGEGLLETYDMERRPVAEATSARAAVRSAEHSHPGFAPPPGVGGGPRQGILNVVLGHRYPQGAVVGADPAAPVVPEKLDLTGAPGSRAPHLWVRHEGRRVSTLDLYERSLVLLSDAGANAEADEASGWHQAALRIAEESPVPLVSYRLGSGDDCELTVEDGADWAERHGTTRTGAVLVRPDGFVAWRSSGPLQDAELTLRQVLTTVLALG from the coding sequence ATGAACGTAAGAGCCGATCGAGCCGGCCCGAGAACCCACCAAGTGCCGGTCCTCATCGTCGGCGGTTCCCTCGTCGGCCTGTCGACCTCGCTCTTTCTCGGCCGGCTGGGCGTGCGGCACACGCTGGTGGAGCGTCATGCCGGTACGTCCCTCCATCCCCGCGGCCGCGGCAACAACGTACGCACGATGGAACTGTTCCGGGTGGCCGGTGTCGAGCCGGCCATCCGGAAGGCCGCGGAAACCCTCGCCGAGAACCACGGCATCCTGCAGACGCCCACCCTCGTCGGCGACGCGGGCGAGTGGCTGTTCAAGGAGATCGACCCGGGCGGCGGGCTGGCCCGCTTCAGCCCGAGTTCCTGGTGTCTGTGCAGTCAGGACGACCTGGAGCCGGTGCTCCTCGAGCGTGCTACGGCACTCGGCGGCGACCTGCGGTTCTCCACCGAACTGATGTCGTTCGACGCCGACTCCACCGGAGTCAGCGCGGTGGTCAAGAGCCGGCAGACGGGCGAACACACCACCATCCGCGCGGACTATCTCGTCGCCGCCGACGGCCCCCGAAGCCCCGTACGGGAACAGCTCGGCATCGGCCAGAGCGGCCCCGGCGACCTGTTCCACAACATCAGCGTGACCTTCCGTTCCCGTCGCCTCGCCGAGGTGGTGGGCGACCGTCGCTTCATCGTCTGCTACCTGACCAACCCGGAAGCCGACGGCGCGCTGCTGCCGGTGGACAACCACGAGAACTGGGTCTTCCACGCCCCCTGGCACCCCGAACTCGGCGAAACGCTCGAGGAGTTCACCGACGAGCGCTGTGCCGACCACATCCGCCGCGCGGTCGGCGACACGGACCTCGACATCGAGATCACCGGCAAGGCGCCCTGGCACGCCGCCCAGCGCGTGGCCCGCAGCTACGGGTCGGGGCGGGTCTTCCTGGCCGGCGACTCGGCCCATGAGATGTCCCCGACCGGCGCCTTCGGCTCCAACACCGGGATCCAGGACGCCCACAACCTGGCCTGGAAGCTGGCCGCGGTGCTCGGCGGCTGGGGAGGGGAAGGGCTGTTGGAGACGTACGACATGGAACGGCGTCCGGTGGCGGAGGCGACCAGCGCCCGCGCCGCCGTCCGGTCGGCCGAGCACAGCCACCCCGGTTTCGCCCCGCCGCCCGGCGTGGGCGGCGGGCCACGGCAGGGCATCCTCAACGTCGTCCTCGGCCACCGTTACCCGCAGGGCGCCGTCGTCGGCGCCGATCCAGCGGCCCCGGTCGTCCCGGAGAAGCTCGACCTGACCGGGGCACCCGGCAGCCGGGCGCCCCACCTGTGGGTACGGCACGAGGGCAGGCGCGTCTCCACCCTCGACCTGTACGAGCGGTCCCTGGTCCTGCTCAGCGATGCCGGCGCCAACGCCGAGGCCGACGAGGCGAGCGGCTGGCATCAGGCCGCCCTCCGCATCGCCGAGGAGTCGCCGGTGCCGCTCGTCTCGTACCGGCTGGGCTCCGGAGACGACTGCGAGCTGACGGTCGAGGACGGTGCGGACTGGGCGGAGCGCCATGGCACGACTCGTACGGGCGCCGTGCTCGTACGGCCCGACGGGTTCGTCGCCTGGCGGTCGTCAGGTCCCCTACAAGATGCGGAGTTGACGCTGCGCCAGGTGCTGACGACGGTCCTGGCACTGGGCTGA
- a CDS encoding TcmI family type II polyketide cyclase — MHQSLIVARMTPGSAPDIAKIFKESDRGELPHLVGVARRSLFQFGEVYLHLIESEQDPGPAIAKMAGHPEFRDISERLSAYVTAYDPATWRSPKDAMAHCFYRWERDPTA; from the coding sequence ATGCACCAGAGCCTGATCGTCGCCCGGATGACGCCGGGCTCTGCCCCCGACATCGCCAAGATCTTCAAGGAGTCCGACCGGGGCGAACTGCCGCACCTCGTGGGAGTCGCCCGCCGCAGCCTCTTCCAGTTCGGCGAGGTGTACCTGCACCTCATCGAGTCCGAACAGGACCCCGGCCCGGCCATCGCCAAGATGGCCGGACACCCCGAGTTCCGGGACATCAGCGAGCGCCTGTCGGCGTACGTCACCGCGTACGACCCAGCCACCTGGCGCTCCCCGAAGGACGCGATGGCCCACTGCTTCTACCGCTGGGAGCGTGACCCCACCGCCTGA
- a CDS encoding SchA/CurD-like domain-containing protein — translation MTTTSAPASERLTRQVSQRVSQSVFDGSRLRVVLLVDVHDGAQQQFLEAYEQLCNQVASVPGHVSDQLCQSIENPSQWLITSEWESAPPFLAWVNSEEHVRMVEPLHSCVRDTRSLRFHVVRETGGPAEATPAKRRLQASPRIGDGVIRHALTFTVKPGSEAEVAKILADYASPEPRVDDTTRLCRTSLFMHGNRVVRAIEVRGDLLTALRHVARQPEVRAVEEAINPYLEQDRDLDDPESARVFFTRAALPAVHHVTAERDNPRAERHALYYPARPGLGMRLAEVLARQDEAAAGSPYSPILRSTIFHRGDVVVRLIDVLGGLEAADPVLALGFPDPGPAAELTTLVDKAADTDLKRLIGLARMDLVTDRRSPEV, via the coding sequence ATGACCACCACGTCCGCACCTGCTTCAGAACGGCTGACACGCCAGGTCTCGCAGCGTGTCTCCCAGTCCGTGTTCGACGGCTCCCGGCTTCGTGTCGTCCTGCTGGTGGACGTCCATGACGGGGCCCAGCAGCAATTTCTGGAGGCGTACGAACAGCTGTGCAACCAGGTCGCGTCCGTTCCCGGGCATGTCAGCGACCAGTTGTGCCAGTCGATCGAGAACCCCTCCCAGTGGCTCATCACGAGTGAGTGGGAGAGCGCCCCGCCGTTCCTCGCCTGGGTGAACAGCGAGGAGCACGTCCGGATGGTGGAGCCGCTGCACAGTTGTGTACGGGACACCAGGTCGCTGCGCTTCCATGTCGTACGCGAGACCGGTGGCCCGGCGGAGGCCACTCCCGCGAAGCGCCGGCTGCAGGCCTCGCCGCGGATCGGTGACGGGGTGATCCGGCACGCTCTCACCTTCACGGTGAAGCCGGGCAGTGAGGCGGAGGTCGCGAAGATCCTCGCCGACTACGCCTCGCCCGAGCCGCGGGTCGACGACACGACCAGGCTGTGCCGTACGTCCCTGTTCATGCACGGCAACCGGGTCGTGCGGGCCATCGAGGTGCGGGGCGACCTGCTCACCGCGCTGCGTCATGTCGCCCGGCAGCCCGAGGTACGGGCCGTGGAGGAGGCCATCAACCCCTACCTGGAGCAGGACCGGGATCTCGACGACCCCGAGTCCGCGCGGGTCTTCTTCACCCGGGCCGCGCTGCCCGCCGTACACCATGTGACGGCGGAACGGGACAACCCGCGGGCGGAGCGGCATGCGCTGTACTACCCGGCGCGGCCGGGTCTCGGCATGCGGCTGGCCGAGGTTCTGGCGCGGCAGGACGAGGCGGCGGCGGGCAGTCCGTACAGCCCGATTCTGCGCAGCACGATCTTCCACCGCGGCGATGTGGTGGTCCGGCTGATCGATGTGCTCGGCGGCCTCGAGGCGGCCGACCCGGTGCTGGCTCTCGGCTTCCCGGACCCCGGTCCCGCGGCCGAGCTGACGACGCTTGTGGACAAGGCCGCCGACACGGACCTCAAGCGCCTCATCGGCCTGGCCCGGATGGACCTCGTCACCGACCGCCGCTCGCCCGAAGTCTGA
- a CDS encoding YihY/virulence factor BrkB family protein yields the protein MVRTLRRHGRHDGHGTHAGHSTADQQAGTVRAPEAGPDAGPDEQVERQAPDTPTDLPKRSWWAVLKGTLKEFKKDELTDRAAALTYYGILALFPALLALISVIGVAGESATRQVLDNIENLAPGAAQDVLRNAVQQLQGNAGIGSVMAIVGLVLAVWSASGYVAAFIRSANAVYDVPEGRPVWKVLPVRVGVTVALMIMAVVSAVIVVFTGALARQVGTTLGVGDTALTVWSYAKWPVLVVLVTVMIAILYWATPNARVRGFRWITPGSFLALVIWMIASAGFALYVANFGSYNKTYGTLAGVIIFLVWLWITNLAILLGLEFDAELARQRAVAGGHPAEKEPYVQPRDTRKWDEEDRRRLES from the coding sequence ATGGTACGGACACTGAGACGGCATGGAAGGCACGACGGACACGGCACGCACGCCGGGCACAGTACGGCCGACCAGCAGGCCGGGACCGTACGGGCCCCGGAGGCCGGACCGGACGCCGGGCCGGATGAGCAGGTGGAGCGGCAGGCGCCGGACACGCCGACGGATCTGCCCAAGCGCTCCTGGTGGGCGGTGCTGAAAGGGACCCTCAAGGAGTTCAAGAAGGACGAGCTGACCGACCGGGCCGCGGCGCTGACGTACTACGGGATCCTGGCGCTGTTCCCGGCGCTGCTGGCGTTGATCTCGGTGATCGGAGTCGCCGGGGAGTCGGCGACACGGCAGGTGCTGGACAACATCGAGAATCTCGCCCCGGGGGCCGCGCAGGACGTCCTGCGCAACGCCGTGCAGCAGTTGCAGGGCAACGCCGGGATCGGCTCCGTCATGGCGATCGTGGGTCTGGTGCTCGCGGTGTGGTCGGCCTCCGGCTATGTCGCCGCGTTCATCAGGAGCGCGAACGCGGTGTACGACGTTCCCGAGGGCCGTCCCGTGTGGAAGGTCCTGCCGGTACGGGTCGGGGTGACCGTAGCGCTGATGATCATGGCTGTGGTCAGTGCGGTGATCGTCGTGTTCACCGGCGCGCTGGCCCGGCAGGTCGGCACCACGCTGGGCGTTGGTGACACGGCACTGACGGTGTGGTCGTACGCCAAGTGGCCGGTGCTGGTGGTCCTCGTGACGGTCATGATCGCGATCCTGTACTGGGCGACGCCGAACGCGAGGGTCCGCGGCTTCCGCTGGATCACGCCCGGCAGTTTCCTGGCGCTGGTGATCTGGATGATCGCTTCGGCGGGGTTCGCGTTGTACGTGGCCAACTTCGGCTCGTACAACAAGACTTACGGCACGCTCGCCGGGGTGATCATTTTCCTGGTGTGGCTGTGGATCACCAACCTGGCGATTCTGCTCGGCTTGGAGTTCGACGCGGAGCTGGCCCGCCAGCGCGCCGTCG
- a CDS encoding class F sortase, with protein sequence MLCAAVFVVLAATLYEGFNSASETPQRSLVPPTAQQAPPAAPQAETPTPQTPPQAVKPEKQLPRSQPTRLHIPKILVNAPFTDLGLDAKGQLEAPPVNNTNLVGWYAAGASPGELGTSIIAGHVDTTTSAAVFARLRELKKGDVLHVARADGRRASFVVDSAETFKKDKFPNDRVYGDTNRAEVRLITCAGVYDRSAKDYPENLVIFGHLV encoded by the coding sequence ATGCTCTGCGCCGCGGTCTTCGTCGTCCTCGCGGCCACCCTGTACGAGGGCTTCAACTCGGCCTCCGAGACCCCGCAGCGCTCCCTTGTCCCGCCCACAGCCCAGCAGGCCCCGCCCGCCGCGCCCCAGGCGGAGACGCCCACGCCCCAGACGCCTCCCCAGGCCGTGAAGCCGGAGAAGCAGCTGCCTCGCTCGCAGCCCACTCGGCTGCATATCCCGAAGATCCTGGTCAACGCCCCGTTCACCGACCTCGGCCTCGACGCCAAGGGCCAGCTCGAAGCGCCTCCCGTCAACAACACCAACCTCGTCGGCTGGTACGCCGCGGGGGCCTCGCCCGGTGAGCTGGGTACGTCGATCATCGCGGGGCATGTCGACACCACCACCTCCGCGGCCGTGTTCGCGCGGCTGCGTGAGCTGAAGAAGGGGGATGTCCTCCACGTCGCGCGGGCCGACGGGCGTAGGGCGTCGTTCGTGGTCGACAGTGCGGAGACGTTCAAGAAGGACAAGTTCCCCAACGATCGGGTCTACGGCGACACGAACCGGGCCGAGGTACGGCTCATCACATGCGCGGGTGTCTACGACCGTTCGGCCAAGGACTACCCGGAGAACCTGGTGATCTTCGGCCATCTCGTCTGA
- a CDS encoding cupin domain-containing protein — protein sequence MIKPRPRIVDLSEVEPNTRRGGDLRAMLTPATVGSTSGFMGVAIVQPGDRIGEHYHPYSEEFVYVLCGELEVDLDGDPLPLRPEQGLMIPLRMRHRFRNVGKVEARIVFHLGPLAPSPPLGHVDTEGTEAVAVASEGACTTGGRTVDRRKVGS from the coding sequence GTGATCAAACCCCGTCCCAGAATCGTGGATCTCAGCGAGGTTGAGCCCAACACCCGGCGCGGCGGCGATCTCCGCGCCATGCTCACCCCCGCTACGGTCGGCTCCACCAGCGGTTTCATGGGCGTGGCCATCGTGCAGCCCGGCGACCGCATCGGTGAGCACTACCACCCGTACTCCGAGGAGTTCGTGTACGTCCTCTGCGGGGAGCTGGAGGTCGACCTGGACGGCGACCCCCTTCCGCTGCGGCCCGAGCAGGGGCTCATGATCCCCCTTCGTATGCGGCACCGTTTCCGCAACGTCGGCAAGGTGGAGGCGCGCATCGTCTTCCACCTCGGTCCGCTGGCGCCGAGCCCGCCGCTCGGTCACGTCGACACCGAGGGGACCGAGGCCGTCGCGGTCGCGTCGGAGGGGGCCTGCACGACCGGGGGCCGGACGGTCGACCGACGCAAGGTCGGTTCATGA
- a CDS encoding beta-ketoacyl-[acyl-carrier-protein] synthase family protein produces MTGRVAVTGIGVVAPGGIGVPAFWDLLAGGRTATRGITFFDPTGLRSRIAAECDFDPAAHGLDAEQIARSDRYVQFALVAAEEAIRDAGLDLGREDPWRVGVSLGTAVGGTTRLEHDYVLVSNRGERWDVDHREAGPHLERAFSPSTLASAVAERFGAHGPVQTVSTGCTSGLDAVGYAFHTVGEGRADICIAGASDSPISPITMACFDAIKATSANNDDPAHASRPFDANRDGFVMGEGSAVLVLEKLEHALARGAHIYCELSGYATFGNAYHMTGLTKEGLEMARAIESALGHAGLAGTAIDYVNAHGSGTQQNDRHETAAVKRALGQHAYDIPMSSIKSMVGHSLGAIGAIELVACVLALAHQVVPPTANYETPDPECDLDYVPRVARERRLNNVLSVGSGFGGFQSAVILTRPKEAR; encoded by the coding sequence ATGACCGGGCGCGTGGCGGTCACCGGCATAGGCGTCGTCGCCCCGGGCGGCATCGGTGTACCGGCGTTCTGGGATCTCCTGGCGGGCGGGCGTACCGCGACCCGGGGCATCACCTTCTTCGACCCGACAGGCCTGCGTTCGCGGATAGCCGCCGAGTGCGACTTCGATCCGGCGGCCCACGGGCTGGACGCGGAGCAGATCGCACGCTCCGACCGGTACGTACAGTTCGCCCTGGTCGCCGCGGAGGAAGCGATACGCGACGCCGGCCTGGACCTCGGCCGGGAGGACCCCTGGCGGGTCGGGGTCTCCCTCGGGACCGCGGTGGGCGGCACGACCCGCCTCGAGCACGACTATGTCCTGGTCAGCAACCGCGGAGAGCGCTGGGACGTGGACCACCGGGAGGCCGGCCCGCATCTGGAGCGGGCGTTCTCGCCGAGCACGCTCGCCTCGGCGGTGGCGGAGCGGTTCGGGGCGCACGGGCCGGTGCAGACCGTCTCCACGGGCTGCACCTCGGGCCTCGATGCGGTCGGCTACGCCTTCCACACCGTCGGGGAGGGCCGGGCGGACATCTGCATAGCCGGTGCCTCGGACTCGCCGATCTCACCGATCACCATGGCCTGCTTCGACGCCATCAAGGCCACGTCCGCGAACAACGACGACCCCGCCCACGCATCCCGCCCCTTCGACGCCAACCGTGACGGGTTCGTCATGGGCGAGGGCAGCGCCGTACTCGTCCTGGAGAAGCTCGAACACGCCCTGGCCCGCGGCGCCCACATCTACTGCGAGCTCAGCGGCTACGCCACCTTCGGCAACGCCTACCACATGACCGGCCTGACCAAGGAGGGCCTGGAGATGGCCCGGGCGATCGAGTCCGCCCTCGGCCACGCGGGGCTCGCCGGCACGGCGATCGACTACGTCAACGCGCACGGCTCGGGCACCCAGCAGAACGACCGGCACGAGACCGCCGCGGTGAAACGAGCCCTCGGACAGCACGCGTACGACATCCCGATGAGCTCCATCAAGTCCATGGTGGGCCACTCCCTCGGCGCGATCGGGGCGATCGAACTCGTCGCCTGCGTGCTGGCCCTGGCCCACCAGGTGGTCCCGCCCACCGCGAACTACGAGACCCCGGACCCCGAATGCGACCTGGACTACGTCCCGCGCGTCGCCCGCGAACGGAGACTCAACAACGTGCTCTCCGTGGGCAGCGGGTTCGGCGGATTCCAGTCCGCGGTGATCCTGACCCGGCCAAAGGAGGCACGATGA
- a CDS encoding SRPBCC family protein: MTGHTENDIVIAAPLDLVWDMTNDVANWPQLFSEYASVEILSQEGNKTTFRLTMKPDENGTVWSWVSERETDRDARSVRARRVETGPFAYMNIRWQYKKVPEGTRMVWTQDFSMKPDAPVDDAWMTDNINKNSKVQMALIRDRIEQAATQRRREPSLTD, from the coding sequence ATGACCGGACACACGGAGAACGACATCGTCATCGCCGCCCCGCTGGACCTGGTCTGGGACATGACCAACGACGTGGCGAACTGGCCTCAGCTGTTCAGCGAGTACGCCTCGGTCGAGATCCTCTCCCAGGAGGGGAACAAGACCACGTTCCGGCTGACCATGAAGCCCGACGAGAACGGCACCGTCTGGAGCTGGGTCTCGGAGCGCGAAACGGACCGCGACGCGCGCAGCGTGCGCGCCCGCCGCGTGGAGACCGGCCCCTTCGCGTACATGAACATCCGCTGGCAGTACAAGAAGGTGCCGGAGGGCACCCGGATGGTGTGGACGCAGGACTTCTCGATGAAGCCGGACGCACCGGTCGACGACGCCTGGATGACGGACAACATCAACAAGAACTCCAAGGTCCAGATGGCCCTGATCCGGGACCGCATCGAACAGGCCGCCACTCAGCGCCGCCGCGAGCCGTCCCTCACCGACTGA
- a CDS encoding methyltransferase: protein MTTAQTAPPPPMRLRELVFGAACAAALRAAVRLGVADALGDGPMAVEDLAGAVKAEQGPLRRLLRALSCYGVFAERPDGTFEHTDMSRLLREDDPHSLRHISLWCTEPWTWDAWPRLDEAVRTGRNVVEELYGKEFFTYLNEDAPESADVFNRAMTTSSVQSARDVANFLDLSGSSSVADIGGGQGHVVASLLEKYPSMHGALLDLPRVVDNADPRLRVGGEFGDRMRIVAGDCRVAVPIRADAYIIKNILEWDDDSTARTLRNVIEAGGPGARVVVIENLVDDTPSMRFSTAMDLLLLLNVGGAKHTTESMTRRLTDAGLAIGDVRPVNPYLHAFDCTVPG from the coding sequence ATGACGACCGCACAGACCGCCCCGCCGCCCCCCATGAGGCTGAGGGAGCTCGTGTTCGGAGCGGCATGTGCCGCCGCCCTCCGCGCCGCCGTCCGGCTGGGCGTCGCCGACGCTCTCGGTGACGGCCCCATGGCCGTGGAGGATCTCGCGGGCGCCGTGAAGGCCGAACAGGGGCCGCTGCGGCGGCTGCTCAGGGCCCTGTCCTGTTACGGCGTCTTCGCCGAGCGGCCGGACGGGACGTTCGAGCACACCGACATGTCCCGGCTGCTGCGCGAGGACGACCCGCACAGCCTGCGCCATATCTCGCTGTGGTGCACCGAGCCATGGACCTGGGACGCGTGGCCCAGGCTCGACGAGGCGGTACGCACCGGCCGCAATGTCGTCGAGGAGTTGTACGGCAAGGAGTTCTTCACCTACCTCAACGAGGACGCCCCGGAATCGGCCGACGTCTTCAACCGGGCCATGACGACCTCCAGCGTGCAGTCCGCGCGGGACGTCGCCAACTTCCTTGATCTGTCCGGGAGTTCATCGGTGGCCGACATCGGGGGCGGTCAGGGGCATGTGGTGGCGAGCCTGCTGGAGAAGTACCCCTCGATGCACGGCGCGCTGCTCGATCTGCCGCGCGTGGTGGACAACGCCGATCCGCGGCTTCGTGTGGGCGGCGAGTTCGGCGACCGGATGCGCATCGTGGCCGGGGACTGCCGGGTGGCCGTTCCGATCAGGGCAGATGCGTACATCATCAAGAACATCCTGGAGTGGGACGACGACAGCACCGCCCGGACCCTGCGCAACGTCATCGAGGCGGGCGGGCCCGGGGCGCGCGTCGTCGTCATCGAGAACCTCGTCGACGACACGCCGTCGATGCGGTTCAGCACCGCCATGGACCTGCTGCTGCTCCTCAACGTCGGCGGGGCCAAGCACACCACCGAGAGCATGACCCGGCGGCTGACCGACGCGGGGCTGGCCATCGGGGACGTACGACCGGTCAATCCGTATCTGCACGCGTTCGACTGCACCGTGCCCGGGTGA